A single window of Pseudomonas lijiangensis DNA harbors:
- a CDS encoding dermonecrotic toxin domain-containing protein, which produces MSVTPYFHSEALRQRFQSNLRVAQTERRITDEEFTYLKHLCDTEQATVEQQGSVGLYRPLLGDGSPEPLAMVSTLVIERWVANVRFLYVDTLAEGLRRFADREQLSDYAKEAFSITVDQTPAFELQRLEGEVFEQRMWQVIGHQAQSLRWLAANLQELPLLSQVLGRLLPSKLGNVWSDADLDLHAPLVQVVEQTGGRHAANRETCIGVQSYEQLVLSILVGKALPYGKIYRFMGSKGQLLESIGMSDLDLHMADLEDDYEDLIGHYWNHADAHGLTRRHRFAQALADAFSHRVWILQQNATSTNALTRIVASPLYKVSPVPVSRLSLTVDGRGPYKLASLYLIHLEQGAYALYSPLKGVRLLKSRKALTDLANSPAGRKELLCYLSLNDRDELPVPGAGASLTVDAYPLDKPLFYDCIDAIIGLQERSLVAALKRHCRDESELSAMLDDALDIRALVDGRLPYIGAGGRWLNEPTDFMTTWQSASAPQSSPGTVVTPAQSWGAQLIRAENTLRDISGQRMPVEVFARQALSPYLAALGYPGPHEGQNIRLTWGDQSICLTDRVLESISGSRRTPIPPDCKVQLPTEYQGADGLGAMTTELLEPVVSRIATALQASCPARFEAFYSLPLRIDRTQKQVSQTLRSIREHLLRLELSVARRKRDIPSSLLDLLQNAVDRPLSYMRSGSVDVYAISITLNGKQFLLGVDVAWALQPPDWPLKSLLFWSPFIGLKSMDSREQLQTWLQGRLSDAEWRSKWLTIFPGEDRQWVDKSLAASAIVTVQLERVDGDFLHRMQQDDQHAQGREFAAALRDAGQYRLAPEPFKNSVNLADNNGWLLTWLDFMSIRVHNMLFTSSMPGWLTMAPLYDLERYTELLKEYFRNNDPATDFLAGVPTLQHFARERVLEVLTRDFPGLSLDPDTITVTMTHYAVAPVAPGEIPISVPGATIVQSENLVDFSLNHFSQVQDGVLSISMPSGTPVPVGLSARYVSQLIHDLDVGRHYQTLLAERFDPEKPEYVSRRERFMRQIPPRLLVTAMELKLQGSISQTAFDYLESVLDMPDNTVREPVHGRYIVLRPLALVPRRGMTADKVEGFFLIGPKDQRQGPVLLHIHFSEQFSFREFRDHDHLLAELRVNGPLQELLLSRLEPRLRDRYGNGGLNEAHIPFMAQGSQWIFETTLDRPEKVSLGTAIVEGNALRHLFEAIVQLFGSLSRKQSVTSAEASWAQFVRGMALLSDVALLFVPGRLGALIAMWQSGNLMRESIDAASEMQWAQALSDFTMALGMMVSTRRAEVESMHTRFQLRPETFSWRNSALSAALRLRLSEFEVLDIELSSLQYDGLYNLYKDSKTQNFYAAIEGKVYRVHQVEGSWRITTDTAQGPRIRLDRELKWQLDLELGLRGGTPMPIPSEQAMQQRIDMLITVRAEGMKNIRLYSREEAHKINMARFQALSYLKNALFNVNTPTVHGMARPVQDLLKEFFGVEETTPQMVDYLRTRLTKLYVGLSEPSLAPLSSSRFVIGETKSGHESVAAFVLVGDPRKRLFLNDMFFFPPAYPLRDVLPDNRAFSPNDHFRASTMIHEISHQVCDTVDFAYLDSGAPPVNMLDERLPEWHSYKTQLQLLRDNALSHRTPKPMLFRVATRQGWRGLQPGDGRMFDKMVRLTGKQTLEEAREAFIVDPEVRSRVILDNADSVAMLASQLGRERFS; this is translated from the coding sequence ATGTCTGTCACCCCTTATTTTCATAGCGAGGCGCTGCGCCAGCGTTTCCAGAGCAACCTGAGAGTCGCTCAGACCGAAAGACGGATCACTGACGAAGAATTCACATACCTGAAGCACCTCTGCGACACGGAACAGGCGACCGTCGAACAGCAAGGATCCGTCGGGCTGTATCGCCCACTCCTGGGTGATGGCTCGCCCGAGCCTCTCGCAATGGTTTCCACGCTGGTGATCGAGCGCTGGGTTGCGAATGTCCGGTTCCTGTACGTCGATACCCTGGCCGAAGGGCTGAGACGCTTTGCCGATCGCGAGCAACTCAGCGATTACGCCAAAGAGGCATTTTCCATTACTGTCGATCAAACCCCCGCCTTCGAACTCCAACGGTTGGAAGGGGAGGTGTTCGAGCAACGCATGTGGCAGGTCATCGGCCATCAGGCGCAGAGCCTGAGATGGTTGGCGGCTAATCTGCAGGAACTGCCGTTACTGAGCCAGGTTCTGGGCAGGCTGTTGCCTTCTAAGCTCGGCAATGTCTGGTCCGATGCAGATCTTGATCTTCATGCTCCGCTGGTTCAGGTCGTGGAGCAAACCGGTGGCAGGCATGCCGCAAACCGCGAAACCTGCATCGGTGTCCAGAGCTACGAGCAACTGGTGCTGAGCATACTGGTCGGCAAGGCTTTACCCTACGGGAAAATTTACCGCTTCATGGGCTCCAAAGGGCAACTGCTGGAGAGTATCGGCATGTCCGACCTCGACCTGCACATGGCAGATCTGGAAGACGACTATGAAGACCTGATCGGGCATTACTGGAACCATGCAGACGCACACGGTCTGACGCGCCGCCACCGGTTCGCGCAGGCACTGGCCGACGCTTTCAGTCACCGGGTCTGGATACTGCAACAGAACGCGACATCCACCAACGCTCTGACACGTATTGTCGCGTCACCGCTGTATAAGGTGTCCCCCGTGCCTGTCAGCCGACTGTCGCTGACCGTCGATGGTCGCGGGCCTTATAAGCTGGCAAGTCTTTATCTGATTCATCTGGAGCAGGGAGCCTATGCGCTTTATTCCCCTCTCAAGGGAGTGCGACTCCTGAAGAGTCGCAAGGCGCTGACCGATCTGGCCAACAGCCCGGCAGGTCGCAAGGAACTGCTCTGTTACCTGTCGCTGAACGACCGGGACGAACTGCCGGTCCCGGGAGCTGGCGCGAGCCTGACAGTGGATGCCTATCCGCTGGACAAGCCTCTGTTCTATGACTGCATCGATGCCATCATCGGCTTGCAGGAGCGCAGTCTGGTCGCAGCACTCAAGCGCCATTGCCGGGATGAAAGCGAACTGAGCGCGATGCTTGACGATGCCCTCGATATACGGGCGCTGGTCGACGGGCGTCTGCCGTATATTGGTGCCGGTGGCCGCTGGCTGAACGAGCCGACGGACTTCATGACTACCTGGCAGTCTGCGTCAGCTCCCCAATCTTCGCCCGGTACGGTCGTCACCCCGGCACAGTCATGGGGGGCGCAATTGATCCGGGCCGAGAATACCCTGCGCGATATCAGTGGTCAGCGCATGCCTGTTGAGGTTTTTGCCAGGCAGGCCTTGAGTCCCTATCTGGCAGCGCTCGGCTATCCCGGTCCTCATGAAGGGCAGAATATCCGGTTGACATGGGGCGATCAGAGTATCTGCCTGACGGACCGGGTGCTCGAAAGCATCAGTGGCTCGCGTCGCACGCCCATCCCTCCAGACTGCAAGGTGCAATTGCCGACCGAGTATCAGGGGGCCGATGGTTTGGGGGCCATGACTACCGAGTTGCTCGAACCTGTCGTGAGCAGGATTGCCACGGCATTGCAGGCTTCTTGCCCGGCCCGTTTCGAGGCGTTCTACAGCTTGCCGTTGCGCATCGACAGGACACAGAAGCAGGTCAGCCAGACATTACGCAGCATCCGCGAGCATCTGCTGCGTCTGGAGCTGAGTGTGGCGCGTCGCAAGAGAGATATCCCATCATCACTGCTTGACCTGCTACAGAATGCCGTGGATCGTCCCCTGAGCTACATGCGTTCAGGATCGGTCGATGTCTATGCCATCAGCATCACATTGAACGGCAAACAGTTTCTTCTGGGAGTGGACGTTGCCTGGGCCCTTCAGCCACCTGACTGGCCGCTGAAGAGCCTGTTGTTCTGGTCGCCGTTCATCGGGCTCAAGTCGATGGATTCCAGAGAACAATTGCAGACCTGGCTGCAGGGACGCCTGTCTGACGCGGAATGGCGCTCCAAGTGGTTGACGATATTTCCCGGCGAAGATCGTCAGTGGGTGGACAAGAGCCTGGCGGCGAGCGCGATTGTGACGGTGCAACTGGAAAGGGTCGACGGGGATTTCCTGCACCGTATGCAGCAGGATGACCAACATGCGCAGGGCAGAGAGTTCGCCGCTGCGTTGCGAGATGCCGGGCAGTATCGTCTGGCTCCCGAGCCTTTCAAGAATAGCGTGAACCTGGCAGATAACAACGGCTGGCTCCTGACCTGGCTGGACTTCATGTCCATCCGTGTCCATAACATGCTGTTTACCAGCTCGATGCCGGGCTGGCTGACCATGGCCCCGCTGTACGATCTGGAGCGCTATACCGAGCTGTTGAAGGAATACTTTCGCAATAACGATCCGGCCACTGATTTCCTGGCCGGTGTGCCGACCTTGCAGCACTTTGCCCGGGAACGTGTTCTGGAAGTGCTGACACGCGATTTTCCTGGCCTGAGCCTGGACCCGGACACCATCACGGTGACCATGACCCACTATGCCGTAGCCCCGGTGGCTCCCGGCGAAATCCCGATCTCCGTTCCGGGTGCCACGATAGTCCAGAGCGAAAATCTGGTGGACTTTTCCCTCAATCACTTTTCTCAGGTTCAGGATGGTGTGCTCAGTATCAGCATGCCGTCTGGAACACCAGTACCGGTTGGGTTGAGCGCCCGATATGTTTCACAGTTGATCCATGACCTGGATGTCGGTCGGCATTACCAGACATTGCTGGCTGAACGTTTTGATCCCGAAAAGCCTGAGTACGTCAGCCGCCGAGAGCGCTTCATGCGCCAGATTCCTCCGCGGTTGCTGGTCACTGCCATGGAGCTGAAATTGCAGGGGAGCATCAGCCAGACAGCTTTCGATTACCTCGAAAGTGTGCTCGACATGCCGGACAACACAGTCCGCGAGCCCGTTCATGGGCGATACATCGTGCTGCGGCCACTGGCCCTGGTGCCGCGTCGTGGCATGACTGCCGACAAGGTAGAGGGTTTTTTCCTGATCGGTCCGAAGGATCAGAGGCAGGGGCCGGTGCTGCTGCATATCCATTTCAGCGAGCAATTCAGTTTCAGAGAGTTTCGCGACCATGACCATCTGCTGGCTGAGTTGCGTGTCAATGGGCCTTTGCAGGAACTGCTGCTGAGCCGGCTTGAACCACGGCTGCGTGACCGCTATGGCAATGGTGGTCTGAACGAGGCGCACATTCCCTTCATGGCCCAAGGTAGCCAATGGATTTTCGAAACGACGCTGGACAGGCCCGAAAAGGTCAGTCTTGGCACTGCGATCGTCGAAGGTAATGCGTTGCGTCACCTGTTCGAGGCCATTGTGCAACTGTTTGGCAGCCTCAGTCGCAAGCAGTCCGTGACCAGTGCCGAGGCCAGCTGGGCGCAGTTCGTGCGCGGGATGGCTCTGCTTTCCGATGTGGCGCTGCTTTTCGTGCCGGGCAGGCTGGGGGCGCTGATCGCGATGTGGCAAAGCGGCAACCTGATGCGTGAGTCGATTGACGCCGCGAGCGAAATGCAATGGGCGCAGGCGCTGTCCGATTTCACCATGGCGCTGGGTATGATGGTCTCGACCCGGCGAGCCGAGGTCGAGTCGATGCACACCCGGTTCCAGCTTCGGCCGGAAACATTTTCCTGGCGCAATTCAGCCTTGTCTGCTGCGTTGAGGTTGCGCCTGAGCGAGTTCGAAGTACTGGATATCGAACTGTCGTCCCTGCAATACGATGGCTTGTACAACCTCTACAAGGACTCGAAGACTCAGAACTTCTACGCCGCAATTGAAGGCAAGGTTTACAGGGTTCATCAGGTCGAGGGTTCCTGGCGTATCACTACCGATACCGCTCAAGGCCCCAGGATCCGGCTTGACCGTGAACTGAAATGGCAGCTGGATCTGGAGCTGGGGTTGCGCGGTGGCACCCCCATGCCAATCCCGAGCGAGCAGGCGATGCAACAGCGGATCGACATGCTCATCACCGTGCGTGCCGAGGGCATGAAGAACATTCGCCTCTATTCCCGTGAAGAGGCCCACAAGATCAACATGGCCCGCTTCCAGGCACTGAGCTACCTGAAAAACGCCTTGTTCAATGTCAATACACCGACAGTGCACGGCATGGCGAGGCCGGTACAGGACTTGCTGAAAGAGTTCTTCGGCGTGGAGGAGACTACACCGCAGATGGTCGACTACCTCAGGACACGACTCACCAAATTGTACGTCGGCTTGTCGGAGCCCTCATTGGCACCGCTGAGTTCCAGCCGTTTCGTCATTGGTGAGACCAAGAGCGGGCACGAGTCAGTAGCCGCTTTTGTGCTTGTCGGCGATCCGCGCAAGCGTCTCTTTCTCAACGACATGTTTTTCTTTCCACCTGCCTATCCACTCAGGGACGTGCTACCCGATAACCGTGCTTTCAGCCCCAATGATCATTTCCGGGCTTCGACCATGATCCATGAGATATCCCATCAGGTCTGCGATACCGTGGACTTCGCTTATCTGGATTCCGGCGCTCCGCCGGTGAATATGCTCGATGAGCGCTTGCCGGAATGGCATTCGTACAAGACGCAATTGCAGCTCTTGCGCGATAATGCGCTATCGCATCGAACGCCCAAGCCCATGTTGTTCCGCGTCGCCACTCGCCAGGGCTGGCGAGGCTTGCAGCCCGGCGATGGCCGAATGTTTGACAAGATGGTCCGGCTGACCGGCAAACAGACTCTGGAAGAGGCGCGTGAGGCCTTTATCGTCGATCCGGAGGTACGCAGCCGGGTGATCCTCGACAATGCCGACTCGGTCGCCATGCTGGCAAGTCAGTTGGGGCGTGAGCGTTTTTCCTGA
- a CDS encoding dermonecrotic toxin domain-containing protein — translation MPATPYFQTEALRQRFQRNLRLARARKRITDEEFGYLQYLADTEQPGHLEVYRPILEDGSPEPLAMVTTWVIQRWNSGTSVVYVDTLADGLMRFSDRQQLTAYATQAFSVTADKHPGFQLQLVEGALFEQRMWQVIDHQAQTLRWLADDLQTLPSLDHVLGRLLASRHADLWSTGDLDLHAPRVQIVQQMAAEHGTSREILVRTQSLEQLALDALTGKVLPAGQRCRFIGRRGQPLESAGVSDFNLRLADIKDEYERQVADYWSSPDRYGLTRRHRFAQALADAFSHRVWMLQQSEPSSTTILARIAALPLYKHSALPISRLSLTVAGQGPYKLVSLYLIPLEQGAYALYSPLKGVRQLKSRQALVDLFNSPVGRSELRHYLSLNDQAELSTLETAVGLQVNDYRVDKPLFYDCIEGIIGLQERSLAEALKRHCRDEGELRAMLDDALDVRALLDERLPYIGIGGRWLNEPTHFLVSWPPMSGARSAPSSPTVVPALSWGEQLSRIEDTLREIGDLRPSMEMFVRQALSPYLAALDYPVPHEGQNIRLIWSEQGVCEGSDVRVHCESPQTHGLADLVIERFSGARSRPIPPNSRIQLPAEHRGDDGSAALPVPLLETIVDRVANAQQASCLAGFKAFYDRPLRIANTQRQVSQTLRNSREQMLRLELALARRHKVIAASLLDLLQAVLDRPLSETRRGSADVQRITLRLSGRRFPLGLNVVGALQMPGQARQRLLFWSPFMGLLEMDSRAELEAWLQMRLADPEWRSKWLAVFPDQDRQWVDETLAARAIMTLSLERVDGDFLHLMQQDAQQGQSSEFATALHDARQHRLAAMSFKGGVDLSGNNDWLLTWLDCLSIRVQGLLFMNSMPNWLRNASLEDLERYLELAKNYFRTLDPATDFLAGVPPMQLFARPRLLEALQRDFPGYALDPDKITVTMTIYDPWSVMVGTGNLPPSFPAGTRVYSESLVDYSLNHFSGIQEGVSSVGLPAGMPLPAGLDAHYVARLVHELDVGRHYRTLLSERFDPSTPEYASRRESFMQQIPSLLMVAAIELKMQGIISQKAFDYLESVLDMPDGMAREPLDGQQIVMRPLTLVPRQGMAADAVDGFYLFGPKDPEQGPLLLHVQFSEQFTLKEFRDRDHLLAELRTKGALQDLLLSRLKPRLRNRYDNGGLNQAHIALPLQGPDSIFDTTLERPEKVSLGTMVVEGNAMRHQFEAVVKVMHGLSRTQAVTSVEADWAHFVHLTELFSNAVMFFVPARLGALIAIWQGEELLTRSVSAVMEQKWWVALSDFTMMLGTLVSNRRVEVQPMRMWFLARKSRFLWRSSASPAVLQRHLGTFEELDVDLATLRHDALRNVYEDTRTQRLYAALEGKVYQVEHVDGVWRIKGKAGPGPDLRLDAQQKWQLDLDPGLGGSLRSSNPIDREIDGVIEEFVSVRADGMKNIRLYSREEARKITMARVHALGYLKNALFNLNAPTVEGLSEPVQLALKSFFGVDKATPSMIDNVRQRFTELYDGLLQPSLAPLSSGRFVLGRTRSGHESVSAFVVVGDPRKRIILTEDFFSPPSYSLKAVLPGNRAFNADDHYRASILIHEMSHQACDAVDFAYLKAAAPPTEMIDVGQPAWSFYHRQLQVVRDRSLSHLTPKGRLFRIPSGNVMRDLRPQDGRLFRKMNSLTGQATAKEAREIFLSDPEVRSRVILSNADSITMLVSLLGRERFS, via the coding sequence ATGCCTGCTACACCCTATTTTCAGACCGAGGCGCTGCGTCAGCGTTTTCAACGTAATCTCAGACTCGCCAGGGCCCGGAAGCGGATCACGGACGAAGAGTTTGGCTATCTGCAGTATCTGGCCGACACCGAGCAACCGGGGCATCTGGAGGTTTATCGTCCTATCCTGGAAGACGGCTCGCCCGAACCTCTTGCCATGGTCACTACGTGGGTGATTCAGCGCTGGAACTCAGGCACCTCCGTGGTTTATGTCGATACGCTGGCCGATGGCCTGATGCGTTTTTCCGACCGTCAGCAGCTCACTGCTTACGCGACGCAGGCGTTTTCCGTGACAGCCGACAAGCACCCCGGTTTTCAGCTCCAGTTGGTAGAGGGGGCATTGTTCGAGCAGCGCATGTGGCAGGTCATCGACCATCAGGCGCAGACCTTGCGTTGGCTGGCGGATGACTTGCAGACGCTGCCGTCCCTCGATCATGTTCTGGGTCGGCTGCTGGCATCGAGGCATGCTGACCTCTGGTCCACCGGCGATCTTGATCTTCATGCGCCACGGGTGCAGATCGTGCAGCAGATGGCCGCTGAGCATGGCACCTCTCGGGAAATCCTCGTTCGGACTCAGAGCCTTGAACAGCTGGCCCTGGACGCATTGACTGGCAAGGTTTTACCCGCAGGTCAGCGCTGCCGTTTCATTGGTCGCAGAGGTCAACCGCTGGAGTCGGCAGGGGTGTCGGATTTCAACCTGCGTCTGGCGGATATCAAGGACGAATATGAACGGCAGGTCGCAGATTACTGGAGCAGTCCCGACAGGTACGGCCTGACGCGCCGCCATCGATTCGCGCAGGCGCTGGCCGATGCGTTCAGCCACAGGGTCTGGATGCTGCAACAGTCTGAGCCTTCTTCCACAACCATCCTGGCACGGATTGCTGCGCTACCTCTTTACAAGCATTCGGCCCTACCCATAAGCCGGCTGTCGCTGACCGTCGCAGGGCAGGGGCCGTACAAGCTGGTCAGCCTCTACCTGATTCCACTGGAACAGGGTGCGTATGCGCTCTATTCCCCTCTCAAGGGTGTGCGCCAGCTCAAGAGCCGCCAGGCGTTGGTCGATCTGTTCAACAGCCCGGTAGGCCGTAGCGAATTGCGCCATTACCTGTCGCTGAATGATCAGGCCGAACTGTCGACCCTGGAAACCGCAGTGGGTCTGCAAGTGAATGATTACCGGGTGGACAAACCCCTGTTCTACGACTGCATCGAAGGCATCATCGGTCTGCAGGAACGCAGTCTGGCCGAAGCGCTCAAGCGCCATTGCCGGGATGAGGGCGAGCTGCGTGCAATGCTCGACGATGCTCTGGATGTACGGGCGCTGCTCGATGAGCGTCTGCCGTACATCGGCATCGGTGGCCGCTGGCTGAACGAGCCGACGCACTTTCTGGTGTCCTGGCCGCCCATGTCAGGTGCCAGGTCGGCACCTTCCAGCCCGACTGTCGTCCCGGCTCTGTCGTGGGGAGAGCAACTGAGCCGGATCGAAGATACGCTGCGTGAGATCGGTGACCTGCGGCCGTCCATGGAGATGTTTGTCCGGCAGGCCTTGAGTCCTTACCTGGCAGCGCTCGACTATCCCGTACCTCACGAGGGACAGAACATCCGCCTGATCTGGAGCGAGCAGGGCGTTTGTGAGGGAAGCGATGTGCGAGTGCATTGTGAAAGCCCTCAGACTCATGGCCTGGCGGACCTTGTGATCGAACGCTTCAGTGGTGCGCGCAGCAGGCCTATACCGCCGAACAGCAGGATTCAGCTACCGGCAGAGCATAGGGGAGACGATGGATCGGCAGCGCTTCCTGTCCCCTTGCTCGAAACGATCGTGGATCGGGTGGCCAATGCCCAGCAGGCGTCATGTCTTGCCGGTTTCAAAGCCTTCTACGACCGGCCATTGCGAATTGCCAATACACAGAGGCAGGTCAGCCAGACGTTACGTAACTCTCGCGAGCAGATGTTACGCCTGGAACTGGCGTTGGCACGACGCCATAAGGTTATTGCTGCGTCGCTGCTTGACCTGCTGCAGGCTGTTCTGGACCGCCCTTTGAGCGAGACTCGTCGTGGATCGGCTGATGTCCAGAGGATTACCCTCAGGCTGAGCGGTCGGCGATTTCCCTTGGGGCTCAACGTCGTCGGGGCCTTGCAGATGCCCGGTCAGGCTCGGCAGCGGCTGTTGTTCTGGTCGCCTTTCATGGGGCTTCTGGAGATGGATTCCAGGGCGGAGCTGGAGGCGTGGCTACAGATGCGTCTGGCTGATCCCGAGTGGCGTTCCAAATGGCTGGCGGTATTCCCCGATCAGGATCGCCAATGGGTGGATGAAACCCTCGCAGCCAGGGCGATCATGACGCTGAGCCTGGAGCGGGTCGATGGAGATTTTCTGCATCTGATGCAACAGGATGCCCAGCAAGGGCAGAGCAGCGAATTTGCCACTGCGTTGCACGATGCCCGGCAACACCGGTTGGCCGCCATGTCGTTCAAGGGGGGCGTGGATCTGTCAGGCAACAACGACTGGCTCCTGACCTGGCTCGATTGTCTGTCCATCCGTGTCCAGGGGCTGCTGTTCATGAACTCGATGCCGAACTGGCTCAGGAATGCCTCGCTGGAGGATCTGGAGCGCTACCTTGAATTGGCAAAGAACTATTTTCGTACTCTCGACCCGGCCACGGACTTTCTGGCCGGTGTGCCGCCCATGCAGCTTTTTGCCCGGCCACGGTTGCTGGAGGCACTGCAACGCGATTTTCCCGGATATGCCCTGGACCCGGACAAGATAACGGTGACCATGACCATCTATGACCCCTGGAGCGTCATGGTCGGTACCGGTAATCTGCCGCCGTCCTTTCCAGCGGGGACCCGGGTCTACAGTGAGAGTCTGGTGGACTATTCCCTGAATCACTTTTCCGGGATCCAGGAGGGTGTAAGCAGCGTCGGTCTACCGGCCGGAATGCCGCTCCCGGCAGGGCTGGACGCCCATTACGTAGCCCGACTGGTTCACGAGCTGGATGTCGGTCGGCACTACCGGACATTGCTGTCCGAACGCTTTGATCCCTCAACGCCTGAGTACGCCAGTCGCCGCGAAAGCTTCATGCAGCAGATTCCCTCGCTGCTGATGGTGGCGGCAATCGAACTGAAAATGCAGGGAATCATCAGCCAGAAAGCCTTCGATTACCTAGAGAGCGTGCTCGACATGCCGGATGGCATGGCGCGCGAGCCGCTTGATGGCCAGCAGATCGTGATGCGTCCTCTGACCCTCGTGCCGCGCCAGGGCATGGCCGCCGATGCAGTCGATGGCTTTTACCTGTTCGGCCCGAAGGACCCGGAGCAGGGGCCGTTGCTGCTGCATGTTCAATTCAGCGAGCAGTTCACCTTGAAGGAGTTTCGCGATCGTGACCATCTGCTGGCCGAGTTGCGCACCAAGGGGGCCTTGCAGGACCTGCTGTTGAGCCGTCTCAAGCCCCGGCTGCGCAATCGCTACGACAATGGCGGCCTGAATCAGGCGCATATTGCCCTGCCTCTCCAGGGACCTGACTCGATCTTCGATACGACGCTGGAGAGGCCCGAAAAGGTCAGTCTCGGCACGATGGTCGTCGAGGGGAACGCGATGCGTCATCAGTTCGAAGCCGTTGTGAAAGTGATGCATGGCCTCAGTCGTACCCAGGCTGTGACCAGCGTCGAAGCCGATTGGGCGCATTTCGTACACCTGACCGAACTGTTTTCCAATGCCGTCATGTTCTTCGTGCCTGCGAGGCTGGGAGCGTTGATTGCGATATGGCAGGGCGAGGAACTGCTGACCCGTTCGGTCAGCGCTGTGATGGAGCAGAAATGGTGGGTGGCACTGAGCGATTTCACCATGATGCTGGGGACGCTCGTATCGAACCGACGTGTAGAAGTCCAGCCGATGCGCATGTGGTTTCTGGCCCGTAAATCCAGGTTTCTCTGGCGTAGTTCGGCCTCTCCTGCCGTGCTGCAGCGGCATCTGGGCACGTTCGAAGAGCTTGATGTCGATCTGGCGACCCTCCGGCACGATGCCTTGCGCAACGTTTATGAGGACACCAGAACCCAGCGTCTCTACGCCGCGCTGGAGGGCAAGGTTTATCAGGTGGAGCATGTCGATGGCGTCTGGCGTATCAAGGGCAAGGCCGGTCCAGGACCTGATCTGCGGCTTGACGCCCAACAGAAATGGCAACTGGATCTGGACCCTGGCCTGGGCGGTAGCTTGCGCTCTTCAAATCCGATAGACCGGGAAATCGACGGGGTGATCGAAGAGTTCGTGAGCGTGCGTGCCGACGGCATGAAGAACATCCGGCTGTATTCCCGTGAAGAGGCACGCAAGATCACGATGGCGCGTGTTCATGCGTTGGGCTACCTGAAAAATGCCTTGTTCAACCTCAATGCCCCGACAGTCGAAGGCCTGTCCGAACCGGTGCAGCTCGCGCTGAAATCGTTCTTCGGTGTAGACAAGGCCACGCCGTCGATGATCGACAACGTCAGGCAACGGTTCACCGAGTTATACGATGGCTTGCTGCAGCCTTCACTGGCACCGCTGAGTTCCGGACGTTTCGTCCTGGGCAGGACCCGGAGCGGGCATGAATCCGTGAGCGCTTTTGTGGTGGTTGGCGATCCGCGCAAGCGCATCATTCTCACCGAAGATTTCTTTTCGCCGCCGAGCTATTCCCTCAAGGCGGTTTTGCCCGGTAACCGGGCGTTCAATGCCGACGATCATTACCGGGCATCGATTCTGATTCATGAGATGTCCCACCAGGCTTGCGATGCCGTGGATTTCGCTTATCTCAAGGCCGCTGCACCACCCACCGAGATGATCGATGTCGGCCAGCCGGCATGGAGTTTCTACCACAGGCAATTGCAGGTCGTGCGTGACCGCTCGTTATCACACCTGACGCCCAAGGGGCGGTTGTTTCGTATCCCGAGCGGTAACGTCATGCGCGACTTGCGGCCTCAAGATGGCCGGCTGTTCAGGAAGATGAACAGTCTGACCGGCCAGGCGACCGCGAAAGAAGCGCGAGAGATATTTCTCAGCGACCCGGAGGTGCGCAGCCGGGTGATTCTCAGTAACGCCGACTCGATCACCATGCTGGTGAGTCTGCTGGGACGTGAGCGGTTTTCCTGA